TACCATTGCCTTATTGGGTGCTATTTTAGGTATttgaggtcttaaaaaaaaacatcatagtttgttatctccatctttagaagttaaaaatacataaataaataaatacataaaataaggaCTATAAAGGGGGCAAAAGATGTTAAGTCAGAGACAGAAGTCAACTGTGTAGTTGTATCAGGTCCAATGAAGCCATGATACCTATTCAACTTATTATACCTGGGAAAttcaaaaagatgtaacaaacttgttggagattttccctttaaaactgctAGTCTTTTGAGAAGTAGGTGTTGTAATCTTgcatatttcaaaattttttttttgattctacaccttcctcctgcttatgagagcttgctgtacaaataatcattaccaatattaacaggatgtggctagaagaagaggaaaactaactgttattttatcagtgatcagttcaactccccacagcatcattagatttctgtgtccctgagatgctatgccttgatgttttcagaactgaagtcccataaggttcagaggcttgatcccaagaggagttatcagagagacagaaattttccttttctggaaataaatgtgattgtttcagtggcagagagtactctacaaaagtgtcctgactccactgaacagctcttcagaactcatcctctttgaaagcagtgtattatTTGTGATCCACTATACTACTATAGTTCTTTCAGCTTCGGGAGAGATACAGTTAATTCAGCTAGGAATTGGAATGAAGAAACCATATTAGAGGACccttctttgatttaaaaaaggaaaacctgcaggatttcagagcaatcttcatgtaaacattaggtaaccaaccttccttcctcccttcctcccttccttccttcctgcctgcctgtctttcttcctcataaTTTTCTATTCTCGCTATTTTGAAACACGCcattcctttcagtgagctgGTACACAGGTGACAGTTCCAGCATCAGCATTGGCCATCTAGGTTACAACAGTTTCAGTATTTGCTGAAACAGCTGAGGTGggaaatcaaggaattcttttgtgtccctttccagactcagtatctgatcttttccatttatgaggCAGCATGAGCTGATAATGCATCTTATGGAAGAGGATTCTGGGAAATAGATATAGCAGCTCAGGACAGAAAGATAGGAAGTTACTGCCAAGTTATTCtttctttccctgcagggatggataaccagacagaggtgaggaagttcatcctccttggcctgaccagccttcaagggctacagaaattcgtgttcatgctgttcttactgctgtacctgtctgccctgctggggaatatggcaatcatgattgTGGTGATATGTGAACCCcggctacacacccccatgtattttttcctctgtaacctCTCCTGCctagatattttcttctccacagttactgtgcccaagatgctggctgggttccTCTCAGGGCACCAGGACATTTCctacactggctgcctaagccagctccacttctcCTACTTCGCAGGAACCAGCGAAgctttgcttctggctgtcatggcctatgaccgctttgtggccatctgctaccccctgcgctacaccctgatcatgagcccacgggcctgcctgcagctggctgcaggcacttggactactggcttccttcatgctctgatgcacacagtcatgacctcccggctccatttctgtggccccaaccacatccaaCACTACTTCTGCGACATCAAGCCTGTGGTGAAACTGGCCTGCAAtagcagccagctcaacctgaCCCTTCTCAACATCATCACAGGGAGTCTTGCTATAGGCCCCTTTGTCTTCATACTCTTTTCTtacctatacattttttccttcctccgactgaaagtccagtccaaggagggcaggaggaaagccttctccacttgcatctcccatctcacagtagtggccttattctatgtccctgttatttttaactatgtgccaccttcctTAGGGAATTCACCCAGGTGGACAATGATAGCCACGCTTATGTATAATGTTGTCACgccagtcctcaatcctttgatctacaccctgaggaatgtggaggtgaagcgtgccctaaagagaagacttttctccagagagttactagcacagaaaatgttctgccttgcagcttttgtggggtagtaggcaatggacaatgcaatgagaggagcttttggctcaagaatgtgttgtgcagaaatctgcttttcactgccaaCAGCCTGGGTCCCTTCAGAAATACCCTACGTACTGGATATGGTCTCATCTCTCCTATCTTGGGCATTAGCAGTGCTGAAAGATGAACATATATCAGTGGAACAGCCACTCCCATTCATCcaactggaaaagagaagcagctccagagagtgatacttcaataaaaacacctttattcGAGTGATTTGCCCACAAAGTcacttgatttttcattttttttctttttcttttcagcagctgaatcccacccccagtcagagctgtcaagagaagtcaaggcatgattcatcttatcctaGAGCTGATAGACAGGGAgggattcatttctttccatgggaTTCAGTTGGCCACATACAGACATGTGTGTCATGCCACTTGAAATACTCTGGGTATCTCAGCTGGtgcctctctgctgctccagaaaggcataggTCTCCCATAGGCGCTATGCCAGATCCACCAGCCCTGTATGGATGTCAGATATCCTAGGGCTTCTAAGATGGTATTAGACACCTTTGTGTAGGCAACTTCATTTGCCAATAACTCACATAATACATTGTGTCTCTTAATATGGGCATTCTGTACAGCAGGGCAACAATATGGGAGCAAGTTTTGCTCTCCACCGAACAATGCCTGCTGATCTCTTTTAGGATCTGCCCTCTTCCTCTAGCCAGGAATTCCCTGGTAGCATTTACACTGGCTCATAGTTGCAACACAGTTACAAGCTTCCTATGGGGAATGCCTCTATGACTTTACTGCCCAGCATTACTGATAGTGTCATTTCCAAAGTTTGAAATACCACAACCTTGACAATGTAGCTTGATCCATTTTAcagattcctccttcctccaattcTGTAGACTTGGGAAGATAACTTTTGGAGAGGGATCTCCCATTCTAAGACCACCTCGCCCTCTTCACGTGTGACTGGGATCACTTTGATCACTCTTTTATCCAAAATCGATGGTCTCTCATGTTTGCTACACTCAACTGCCACCCACagtctctcaaaatctttatcaatacCTTCCTTTAGCTCTGCAGATCAAATAATGCTATATTGGGAGTGGGTAATTATATGCAGTGTACCAGCCTGCACATCTGGGATCAAACCAGCCAGCTGAGTGATCCCCAAGACACTGTCTTCAGTATTTGGGTAGAACGTAGAATCACAGGTACAGGCAGGAAGATGTAACCAGCCTTCAGCTGCTGACTGAATACTCAGGTCAAGCCTGTGGAGGTACACCATGGTCCATGAGACAGATTGACTTTGTGATTGTTTAACCCTTCAAGATATTGACTTTCTGCAGTAGTTTTAAAGGTGCCTTTCCAATCCACCTTAACCAGGACTCAAGATTTTTCTTGCAGCTCGAGTCTTCAtatcccatttgtgagtgctgtaGGATCTAGGTGGAGAGACAAGGGTGAGTGGACTGGGCCcagaaactggagtcagacctgAGGTGATACTGGCtcttgtgtctgtggtgccagtaacTGTGGCAAGAGAGGGTCCTAGCATCAGTCACCGGAGCAGGACCATGGGTCGTTGGGCCAGTGTACTCAAATATCAGCTACTGAGGGTGGCCAGGGTGAGTGGAGTGAGGGTCtcagtgccagcagctggagtgggGATCACAGGTCATAGTGCCCGTGTACCTTGGCAATAGCTGTGAGGGAGGGGGACAGAGTGCTTGTATTGTCCCTtaatctgctctgtgtgtgtgtgtgtgtgtgtgtgtgtgataaacactcagcctcactactggttgaatttgcaaagaggagagcagcagctgtgcttggcCTGGAGAGGCCTCCCCTTggtgcaccaggctgggctccagtgccCAGACAGGAATCCTTGCATCCCAAAGCCCACTGGAGGCAGCGGCTTTATAACATTCCtcaacaaaattacaattttgtaaggGGGTGGGGCACAGAAAGTTGACTTGTGCGTtggagataccattatgtcaatatctaaagaaccacatggccaagacacagttactagttgaagcagcattgttcactcatgcaagcttcataataaaatcctttgcctatttgctaatcctaatcacaaagaccttgccaacaggcaataagattttgcacccagtagaaaactaaaaaatataattctgagtcaaaagcattgatttttttgttctccacTCAGGAAACTGGCCAGCGTCTTGGGCATGACAGTGGAACATTGGCAGATTTCCCAAGTGGAAGTACATGGGTTATGAAAGTGCtaatcagccacaaacagcacaatgatgaggctgttcccagacatggtcacaatgtaaatcatgaggaagactagaaagagcagtattgacatttgtaaaggtttccaaatgccagtaggatgattttcctgacctggttttaatgtcctcatttatttttttgtcacgaattgcacctagaaaaatgaataacagattaaaagtcaggtaaaaagcattaatgggagtagttctacatgtattctgtgtttgaaacacaCTGTAGTGTGTTTCGTTCAGTGAAGatcaaaacaaaagaggaaaaatttcttccctcttttaagactcattttaaaagaggtatttgatgggggtgacggaagagtgtgaattgtcctcaaggtgtttctccttttgcacttactgcaggaagggtttttatgatttagattcagaagagcagaccctcactccagcaggag
This Apteryx mantelli isolate bAptMan1 unplaced genomic scaffold, bAptMan1.hap1 HAP1_SCAFFOLD_40, whole genome shotgun sequence DNA region includes the following protein-coding sequences:
- the LOC136996439 gene encoding olfactory receptor 12D1-like; the protein is MDNQTEKFVFMLFLLLYLSALLGNMAIMIVVICEPRLHTPMYFFLCNLSCLDIFFSTVTVPKMLAGFLSGHQDISYTGCLSQLHFSYFAGTSEALLLAVMAYDRFVAICYPLRYTLIMSPRACLQLAAGTWTTGFLHALMHTVMTSRLHFCGPNHIQHYFCDIKPVVKLACNSSQLNLTLLNIITGSLAIGPFVFILFSYLYIFSFLRLKVQSKEGRRKAFSTCISHLTVVALFYVPVIFNYVPPSLGNSPRWTMIATLMYNVVTPVLNPLIYTLRNVEVKRALKTVGSRWRDKGSSYVCVPHHSTFVSWSRDSHVPGSALCEQFPGCMAAMDLIDAKSPTTLPWKTKNKEHNCTLTGPSTTPTDHGSVLTTHSLRTKIPAPPELCQAPQPAALNHPGPRTVTRPLPQSLPYSLQNTMSDFTDVFEKKAEETLPLYDTYDCHIDLIPRKEVPCHPELAALKEYLKDNLAQWFIYLSYWLLMQEEGRKTTVLYRLQEA